In Pseudobacter ginsenosidimutans, the following are encoded in one genomic region:
- a CDS encoding glycosyltransferase family protein has translation MRIGIFETTHFEVAYTLIRLFNHPDNQLTVFCYVPAAEQLKYLLKDEQQRFNWVIRPEAMSKAHFVRVIRNEIDSAGIEMLLLDSVEDNFIHYARMVRLLPGVRTILTLHDINNYFEYHNNGSLRRFVRNYGKKRLVRAVHEFTVLSSTLEDALCSKLPAGKIVRNIPGAIFDETQYRQPGAIEDEIHIVVPGTVDEKRRNYDAVFNLLDSCHQQNIKVKITLLGGISNLYGSRVLGRAKAYRALHNNLYWYESEIVEQPEFDRVMQESHFIFSPTVVETVIFDDVQEKYGITKSSGNVGDMIRFARPAIVPKDLRLSPEFSACVMRYEHINEIPDQLAQIRDDPSKYIMLKEAAYVCSLQFRAEVFYTRYPDLFTKAGS, from the coding sequence ATGCGCATAGGCATATTTGAAACTACTCATTTTGAAGTGGCGTATACCCTGATCAGGTTGTTCAATCATCCGGACAACCAGCTCACTGTTTTCTGCTATGTCCCCGCTGCGGAACAATTGAAATACCTGTTGAAAGATGAACAGCAGCGTTTCAATTGGGTGATCAGGCCTGAAGCCATGTCGAAGGCACACTTTGTAAGAGTTATCAGGAATGAAATTGATAGCGCCGGCATTGAAATGCTGCTGTTGGACTCGGTGGAAGACAACTTCATCCACTATGCCCGTATGGTTCGGTTACTCCCGGGAGTAAGGACCATTCTCACACTTCATGACATCAACAATTATTTTGAATATCATAACAATGGTTCCCTGCGTCGTTTTGTAAGGAATTACGGAAAAAAGAGACTGGTCAGGGCTGTGCATGAATTCACCGTGCTGAGCAGTACCCTTGAAGACGCCCTTTGCTCCAAACTCCCGGCAGGAAAAATTGTACGCAATATTCCGGGCGCCATTTTCGATGAAACACAATACAGGCAGCCGGGCGCGATTGAAGATGAGATTCATATCGTGGTGCCGGGAACGGTAGATGAAAAGAGAAGGAATTACGATGCCGTTTTTAACTTACTGGATTCCTGCCATCAGCAAAATATAAAAGTGAAAATCACACTGCTGGGTGGCATCTCCAATCTTTATGGTTCGCGGGTATTGGGCAGAGCCAAAGCCTATAGAGCTTTGCACAATAATCTGTACTGGTATGAAAGTGAAATAGTGGAACAACCCGAATTCGACAGGGTAATGCAGGAGTCGCATTTTATCTTTTCGCCTACGGTTGTTGAAACTGTGATCTTCGACGACGTGCAGGAAAAATACGGAATAACAAAATCTTCCGGCAATGTGGGTGATATGATCCGCTTTGCCAGGCCGGCCATCGTTCCGAAAGACCTGCGTCTTTCTCCTGAATTCTCTGCCTGTGTGATGCGTTATGAACATATAAATGAAATCCCGGACCAGCTTGCGCAAATCCGGGATGATCCATCAAAATATATCATGTTGAAGGAAGCGGCTTATGTATGTTCCCTGCAGTTCAGGGCTGAGGTTTTCTACACACGCTATCCTGATCTCTTCACTAAGGCAGGCTCCTGA
- a CDS encoding oligosaccharide flippase family protein, which yields MPSIRKNLAYNFLLSASQVLLPLVSIPYLSRVLSPEGIGRVSFIDSFTYYFLFIAEYGIILYGIREVAKKKQDKAARDVLVSELLALHLITSLMATILYAIAVYLLWDKIRDIRLLLFSISYLLINSFACEWYFMGMERFRFITLRSLITRLLALGSLFILVKGGDDYWIYYGIMVVAAIVNSLWNNLNLFREVKVSFRNIDWKKHLKYTHITNGINLAMGVTLLLDNVLLRLVSTAAVVGIYALSAKILRMATLLITDSLQVFYPRIAALKGEGNDDRKQEVMQKNLQFLVFFAVPMSAGICLLAGPLVRLLFGDGYTEAIPTIRILSCFPLLRGLSLFFCNQVLIAHHQEKKAFISLAIGNLLYIPVMLLLSLQWQYRGAAASLIIGEILVLSLAYVLASRTFPLLRLFDRKTFFQSILSASLFIPVFYLLNELRLPDLIVLLISIPACTFFYFIMQLYVLRNEFARAILQWVSNSFIKKETGSPSA from the coding sequence TTGCCGAGTATCCGGAAAAATCTGGCCTATAATTTTCTGCTGTCTGCCAGCCAGGTACTATTGCCATTGGTGTCTATCCCATATTTGAGCAGGGTTTTGTCGCCGGAGGGCATTGGCCGGGTGAGCTTCATCGATTCCTTCACATATTATTTCCTTTTCATTGCCGAGTACGGGATCATTCTGTATGGCATCAGGGAAGTGGCTAAAAAGAAGCAGGATAAAGCTGCCCGTGATGTACTGGTGTCGGAACTGCTGGCGCTGCACCTGATCACTTCTTTGATGGCGACCATATTGTACGCAATAGCCGTGTACCTGTTGTGGGATAAGATCAGGGATATCCGGCTCCTGCTGTTTTCCATAAGCTACCTGCTGATCAACAGCTTTGCCTGTGAATGGTATTTTATGGGAATGGAGCGTTTCCGTTTTATCACCCTGAGATCATTGATAACGCGGCTGCTGGCGCTGGGCTCTCTTTTCATACTGGTGAAGGGAGGAGACGATTACTGGATCTATTACGGTATTATGGTGGTGGCGGCCATCGTCAACAGTCTCTGGAACAATCTTAACCTGTTCAGGGAGGTAAAGGTCTCTTTCAGGAATATCGATTGGAAAAAGCATCTTAAGTATACTCATATCACTAATGGGATTAACCTTGCCATGGGAGTAACATTGTTACTGGATAATGTGTTGCTGCGGCTGGTAAGCACAGCGGCAGTGGTGGGTATCTATGCACTATCCGCCAAAATACTCAGGATGGCTACATTGCTGATCACGGATTCCCTGCAGGTATTTTACCCAAGGATCGCTGCATTAAAGGGAGAGGGGAACGATGATAGAAAACAGGAAGTGATGCAGAAGAATCTGCAGTTCCTGGTCTTCTTTGCTGTTCCCATGTCTGCAGGTATTTGCCTGCTGGCCGGCCCGCTGGTGCGATTGCTATTCGGCGATGGATATACCGAAGCCATCCCAACGATCCGCATCTTGTCTTGTTTTCCACTTTTGCGCGGACTCAGCCTGTTTTTCTGCAACCAGGTGTTGATAGCGCATCACCAGGAGAAGAAAGCGTTCATCAGCCTGGCTATCGGCAATCTCTTATACATCCCTGTAATGCTATTGCTTTCCTTGCAATGGCAGTACAGGGGGGCGGCTGCTTCCCTGATTATTGGGGAGATCCTGGTATTATCTTTAGCCTATGTTTTAGCCTCCCGCACATTTCCCTTGCTGCGGTTGTTTGACAGAAAAACATTCTTCCAGTCTATTCTTTCCGCATCGCTCTTCATTCCAGTTTTCTATTTATTGAATGAGCTCCGGTTGCCGGATCTGATAGTTCTTCTTATCAGCATTCCCGCTTGTACCTTTTTCTATTTTATAATGCAGTTGTATGTTCTGCGCAATGAGTTTGCGCGCGCTATCCTTCAATGGGTCAGCAATAGTTTCATAAAAAAAGAAACTGGCAGTCCATCCGCATAA
- a CDS encoding acyl-CoA-binding protein: MDLKSRFEQAVADSKNLTDRPSNDTLLQLYSYYKQATEGDINVDPPSNPFDFVSKAKFEAWAALKGKSKDNAMEEYVELIEKLKG; encoded by the coding sequence ATGGATTTGAAATCCCGCTTCGAGCAAGCAGTTGCAGACAGCAAAAACCTTACTGACCGTCCCAGCAATGACACGCTTTTGCAATTGTACTCTTATTACAAGCAGGCCACCGAAGGGGACATCAACGTGGACCCGCCTTCCAATCCATTCGATTTTGTATCGAAAGCCAAGTTTGAAGCCTGGGCTGCCCTGAAAGGAAAGTCCAAGGATAATGCCATGGAAGAATATGTAGAACTGATTGAAAAACTGAAAGGCTAG
- a CDS encoding DUF2279 domain-containing protein gives MTQRRRRKPLLFIACLLLPLVHLHAQEVQVDLYQSGHSGDTVATSSLNTAPVRTVSQPRLWLVTGAHVGLWTGSFIALNKAWYEGYEKTHFHFFNDNKEWQQMDKAGHTWTAYQLSRVSTEAWHWTGLGRKKSAWLGAFSAVAYQSIIEIQDGYSAEWGFSWGDMAANAAGAAAYLAQDLAWNEQRIQIKLGYTAYDYSTQEMKNRRNQLFGKPLYERLLKDYNSQTYWVSFNINSFIPESRLPKWLNLAVGYNARGMLGGEENKWKGPDGNDYTYPQLERTRHFFLSPDIDLTRIRTNKKWLRSVLFVANMIKIPAPALELSNKGKFSAHVLYW, from the coding sequence ATGACCCAGCGCCGCAGGAGAAAACCCCTTCTCTTCATCGCATGTCTGTTGCTGCCCCTGGTGCACCTCCATGCGCAGGAAGTTCAGGTTGATTTGTATCAGTCCGGACATTCCGGAGATACTGTTGCCACTTCCTCCCTCAACACTGCACCGGTCCGCACAGTTTCACAGCCCAGGCTCTGGCTGGTTACAGGCGCTCATGTTGGATTATGGACCGGCTCCTTCATTGCACTCAACAAAGCCTGGTACGAAGGATATGAGAAAACCCATTTCCATTTTTTCAATGATAACAAAGAATGGCAGCAAATGGATAAAGCCGGGCACACCTGGACTGCCTACCAGTTAAGCAGGGTGTCCACCGAAGCCTGGCATTGGACGGGACTGGGTCGCAAAAAGAGTGCCTGGCTTGGCGCCTTCAGTGCTGTAGCCTATCAAAGTATCATCGAGATCCAGGATGGCTATTCCGCGGAATGGGGCTTCAGCTGGGGCGATATGGCGGCCAATGCTGCCGGCGCAGCTGCTTACCTGGCCCAGGACCTTGCATGGAACGAACAAAGGATCCAGATCAAACTGGGTTATACGGCTTATGATTATTCCACTCAGGAAATGAAGAACAGGCGCAATCAGCTTTTTGGCAAACCCCTCTACGAGCGGTTGTTGAAAGATTATAATTCACAGACCTACTGGGTCAGTTTCAATATCAATTCATTCATTCCTGAAAGCAGACTTCCGAAATGGCTCAACCTGGCCGTGGGTTACAATGCACGCGGAATGCTGGGCGGAGAAGAGAACAAATGGAAAGGGCCCGATGGGAATGATTATACCTATCCTCAACTTGAAAGGACCAGGCATTTCTTCCTTTCGCCTGACATCGATCTTACCCGTATCCGCACCAATAAAAAATGGCTGCGTTCTGTATTATTTGTTGCGAATATGATCAAGATCCCCGCCCCTGCGCTGGAACTCAGCAATAAAGGAAAGTTCAGTGCCCATGTACTCTATTGGTGA
- a CDS encoding phospho-sugar mutase, which translates to MEAKIKENVNAWLNGNFDQDTKNEIRRLEAENPNELADAFYRNLEFGTGGLRGIMGVGTNRMNKYTVGMSTQGYANYLKQTYPGGDVRVAIAHDPRNNSRNFAEITANVMAANGIKVFLFESLRPTPELSFTIRKLGCQGGVVCTASHNPKEYNGYKAYWNDGGQLVPPHDKNVIREVDKIASVDDVKWSGGEANIQIIGKEMDDAYIKMVKGLSVYPEVIAQQHDLKIVYTPIHGTGIMLVPQVLREFGFTNVTIVEEQAKPDGNFPTVVYPNPEESEAMSIGLKKAKALDADILLGTDPDADRVGIGIKDNNGNWVLMNGNQTAVLAFNYLLEARRTKGVAQPNDMVVKTIVTTDMIDRIAAHYNVACYNVLTGFKWIAELIKEKEGKENYVIGGEESYGLMIGDQLRDKDAVSAVALLCEMAAYEKAKGRSLYDKLLDLYIQFGYFQEHLISITKKGMNGQQEIAGMMEQYRKTPPASLNNTPVVQLLDYQLKRGRNLQTGEEWDISLPGSNVLQFILADGSKISARPSGTEPKIKFYFSVNTQLSNANGFPEAQAAAKSKIDGIIQGLSL; encoded by the coding sequence ATGGAAGCTAAGATCAAGGAAAATGTGAATGCCTGGCTGAATGGAAATTTTGATCAGGATACAAAAAATGAAATCAGGAGGCTGGAAGCGGAGAACCCCAATGAACTGGCCGATGCATTTTACCGGAACCTGGAATTCGGTACCGGCGGACTGCGCGGCATCATGGGCGTAGGCACCAACCGTATGAACAAATACACGGTGGGCATGAGTACACAGGGATATGCCAATTATCTTAAGCAAACATATCCCGGCGGTGATGTCCGTGTGGCCATTGCACATGATCCACGCAATAACAGCCGCAATTTCGCCGAGATCACCGCCAATGTGATGGCGGCCAACGGCATCAAAGTATTTCTCTTTGAATCCCTCAGGCCAACGCCTGAACTGAGTTTCACCATCCGAAAACTCGGTTGTCAGGGAGGCGTGGTTTGTACAGCTTCCCATAACCCGAAAGAATACAACGGATACAAAGCATACTGGAATGATGGCGGACAACTGGTACCACCGCATGATAAAAACGTTATACGGGAGGTAGACAAGATCGCTTCTGTTGACGATGTGAAATGGAGTGGTGGCGAAGCCAATATCCAGATCATCGGAAAGGAGATGGACGATGCCTATATCAAAATGGTAAAGGGCCTCAGTGTTTATCCTGAAGTGATTGCACAGCAACATGATCTGAAGATCGTGTATACTCCAATTCATGGTACAGGCATCATGCTGGTGCCGCAGGTATTGAGGGAGTTCGGTTTCACCAATGTTACGATAGTGGAAGAGCAGGCAAAGCCCGATGGCAATTTCCCTACCGTGGTATATCCGAATCCTGAAGAGTCCGAAGCCATGAGCATCGGTCTCAAAAAAGCAAAGGCACTGGACGCGGATATCCTGCTGGGTACCGATCCTGATGCTGACCGCGTTGGTATCGGCATCAAAGACAATAATGGCAACTGGGTGCTCATGAATGGCAACCAGACTGCCGTACTCGCTTTCAACTACCTGCTGGAAGCACGACGTACTAAAGGTGTGGCACAACCGAACGACATGGTGGTGAAGACCATCGTTACCACAGATATGATCGACAGGATCGCGGCCCATTACAATGTTGCCTGTTACAATGTGCTCACCGGCTTCAAATGGATCGCTGAACTGATCAAGGAAAAAGAAGGAAAAGAGAATTATGTAATTGGCGGTGAAGAAAGTTATGGATTGATGATTGGCGACCAGCTCAGGGATAAAGACGCCGTAAGCGCAGTAGCCCTGCTTTGCGAAATGGCTGCTTACGAAAAAGCGAAAGGACGCAGCCTCTACGATAAACTGCTTGACCTCTACATTCAGTTCGGTTATTTCCAGGAACACCTGATCTCCATCACAAAGAAGGGGATGAACGGACAACAGGAGATTGCCGGTATGATGGAGCAGTATCGTAAAACACCGCCTGCATCACTGAACAATACACCTGTGGTACAGTTATTGGATTACCAGCTGAAACGCGGACGCAATCTGCAAACAGGAGAGGAGTGGGATATCAGTTTGCCCGGCTCCAATGTATTGCAGTTCATCCTGGCCGATGGAAGCAAGATCTCTGCCCGCCCCAGCGGAACAGAGCCCAAAATAAAATTCTATTTCAGCGTGAATACGCAACTCAGCAATGCCAACGGGTTTCCTGAAGCGCAGGCTGCAGCAAAAAGCAAGATCGACGGGATCATTCAAGGCCTGTCTTTATAA
- a CDS encoding OmpH family outer membrane protein: MKRLFSCLLVTMVLMSVGTGSQAQTKIGYISLQELIVAMPEYKKANGDMQEHQKALQEQANDYQVEFQRKDSIFNVDSVKWTPAMREIKRKELNELYIKIVNFNQTAQQSMQKKEQELLEPIQQKAVQTTQAVAKENGYAYILSKEQLIAFPAADDILPLVAKKLGINLSAAPPPAGAPGGVRRP; encoded by the coding sequence ATGAAGAGATTATTTTCATGCTTACTTGTGACAATGGTTTTGATGAGTGTGGGTACAGGCTCTCAGGCTCAGACCAAGATTGGATATATCAGCCTGCAGGAACTGATAGTTGCCATGCCTGAATACAAAAAGGCCAATGGCGATATGCAGGAGCATCAGAAAGCTTTGCAGGAGCAGGCAAACGATTACCAGGTGGAATTCCAGCGGAAAGACAGCATTTTCAATGTTGACTCAGTCAAATGGACGCCGGCTATGCGTGAGATAAAAAGAAAGGAACTGAACGAACTATATATCAAGATCGTGAACTTCAACCAGACCGCACAGCAGTCCATGCAGAAGAAAGAGCAGGAATTGCTGGAGCCCATTCAGCAAAAAGCCGTGCAAACCACACAGGCTGTTGCCAAGGAGAACGGGTATGCCTATATTCTCAGCAAAGAGCAACTGATCGCTTTCCCTGCTGCCGATGACATACTACCGCTTGTGGCAAAGAAACTGGGGATCAACCTGAGCGCTGCGCCGCCGCCGGCAGGTGCACCAGGTGGGGTAAGAAGACCGTAA
- a CDS encoding Gfo/Idh/MocA family protein → MKRIAMLGSGFIGRFYADSIQGYRSRDKIVSIYSRRKESAKKFADDYNVGFYTTNLEEAIARPEVDVVCISLPNHMHEEAVMLCCKHQKAVITTKPLGRNGEEARRMLEAVEKAGIFNGYLEDLVYTPKFIKALESVQNGALGRILWAKSRETHPGPHSDWFWDMELAGGGCILDLGCHCVEISRSYIGKDIKPVEVMCWADTQVKPIDAEDHAIGLVKYENGAIGQFEVSWTFRGGLDLRDEVMGTEGTIWINSFLRTGFDMFTTGKGADYVAEKAESNSGWLFPVGDELNELGYNHMFMDMFNAMENGSSPKETFYDGYVVNCILDAAYRSAKSKQWEPVKLDIWRGKTGVTKDSHLVEFDKDHYLVKEEVTHYGAKKLILKNKTTGKISERTIE, encoded by the coding sequence ATGAAAAGAATTGCGATGCTCGGTTCCGGGTTTATCGGACGCTTCTATGCGGATTCGATTCAAGGATACAGAAGCAGGGACAAGATCGTTAGCATCTATTCCCGCAGAAAGGAAAGTGCAAAGAAGTTTGCAGACGATTACAATGTTGGTTTTTATACTACCAATCTGGAAGAAGCCATCGCCCGTCCGGAAGTGGATGTGGTTTGTATTTCATTGCCGAATCATATGCACGAAGAAGCTGTGATGCTTTGTTGCAAACACCAGAAAGCGGTGATCACCACCAAACCACTTGGCCGTAATGGTGAGGAAGCGAGGCGTATGCTGGAAGCAGTGGAGAAAGCAGGCATCTTCAACGGATACCTGGAAGACCTTGTTTATACGCCCAAATTCATCAAAGCGCTGGAATCCGTGCAGAACGGGGCTTTGGGCCGCATCCTCTGGGCCAAGAGCCGGGAAACGCATCCCGGGCCGCATAGCGACTGGTTCTGGGACATGGAGCTGGCCGGCGGTGGTTGCATCCTCGACCTCGGTTGTCATTGCGTGGAGATCAGCCGCAGCTATATTGGTAAAGACATCAAACCGGTTGAAGTGATGTGCTGGGCCGACACGCAGGTGAAACCCATCGATGCGGAAGACCATGCTATCGGTCTGGTAAAATATGAGAACGGCGCTATCGGACAATTCGAAGTCAGTTGGACCTTCCGTGGTGGCCTCGATCTTCGTGATGAAGTGATGGGCACTGAAGGCACTATCTGGATCAATAGTTTCCTCCGTACCGGTTTCGATATGTTCACCACCGGCAAAGGCGCCGACTATGTTGCTGAAAAAGCTGAAAGCAACAGCGGTTGGTTGTTCCCGGTAGGTGATGAACTGAATGAGCTCGGTTACAACCATATGTTCATGGATATGTTCAACGCCATGGAAAACGGCTCATCTCCCAAAGAAACCTTCTATGATGGTTATGTGGTGAACTGTATACTGGATGCAGCCTACCGCTCCGCCAAATCGAAACAATGGGAACCGGTGAAGCTCGACATCTGGCGTGGCAAGACCGGCGTTACAAAAGACAGTCACCTGGTGGAATTTGATAAAGACCATTACCTGGTGAAAGAAGAAGTAACGCATTACGGTGCAAAAAAACTGATCCTGAAAAACAAGACTACTGGAAAGATCAGTGAAAGAACGATAGAATAA
- a CDS encoding nucleoside permease has protein sequence MKTNTGISLAIMMFLQYFIWCAWYVTLGTYMGEHMQTAGIDKKIGDAYMALAIATMISPFFVGMIADRYFAAQKMMGLLHLGGAVILYLSTMVTDADVFFWVVLLYSILYMPTIALSNSIAFQHMSDPGKQFPWIRVFGTIGWIVAGFLVGQLQIEKTSTTFLIAAGASVVLGLYSFILPNTPPKRDATGSASKALGVEAFALLKNKSYLVFFIAAILICIPLSFYYGFANPFLNEVGMDKPASKMIIGQFSEGLFILAIPFLFNRIGVKNMLIIGMLAWILRYVAFAYGDAGTGTWLLYAGIILHGVCYDFFFVTGYMYTEKKAGEKIKSAAQGLFTFATYGLGMVIGTKFSGYVTNSYATEGGHDWKSIWFVPAYIAIAVLIYFILFFREKKQLAEKA, from the coding sequence ATGAAAACTAACACGGGGATTTCGCTTGCCATTATGATGTTCCTCCAGTACTTTATCTGGTGCGCCTGGTATGTTACGCTCGGAACTTATATGGGAGAGCATATGCAAACAGCTGGAATCGATAAAAAAATTGGCGATGCTTATATGGCGCTGGCCATTGCCACCATGATCTCTCCCTTTTTTGTGGGAATGATCGCAGACCGGTACTTCGCTGCTCAAAAAATGATGGGCCTGCTTCACCTGGGTGGCGCTGTAATACTTTATCTGTCCACAATGGTGACGGACGCAGACGTATTCTTCTGGGTGGTATTATTGTATTCCATTCTTTACATGCCTACTATCGCACTCAGTAATAGCATCGCCTTCCAGCACATGAGCGATCCCGGCAAACAATTCCCCTGGATCAGGGTATTTGGTACGATCGGCTGGATCGTAGCCGGTTTTCTGGTTGGACAATTGCAGATCGAAAAAACCTCCACTACTTTCCTGATCGCTGCAGGCGCTTCGGTTGTTTTGGGTTTGTACAGTTTCATTTTACCCAATACGCCTCCTAAAAGAGATGCAACTGGTTCTGCATCCAAAGCGCTTGGAGTAGAAGCTTTCGCTCTGTTGAAAAATAAATCTTACCTGGTCTTCTTCATTGCTGCCATTCTGATCTGCATCCCGCTCTCCTTCTACTATGGATTTGCCAATCCATTCCTGAATGAAGTGGGGATGGATAAACCTGCCAGTAAAATGATCATCGGTCAGTTCTCCGAAGGGCTTTTCATTCTGGCCATTCCTTTCCTCTTTAACAGGATCGGTGTAAAGAATATGCTCATCATCGGAATGCTGGCGTGGATCCTGCGTTATGTGGCTTTTGCTTATGGCGATGCCGGTACAGGCACCTGGTTGTTGTATGCGGGCATCATCCTGCATGGCGTATGTTATGACTTCTTCTTCGTTACCGGATATATGTATACCGAAAAGAAAGCAGGAGAAAAAATCAAGAGCGCTGCTCAGGGGCTTTTCACCTTTGCTACTTATGGCCTCGGTATGGTAATCGGCACGAAGTTCTCAGGATATGTAACCAACAGTTATGCAACCGAAGGCGGGCACGACTGGAAGAGTATCTGGTTCGTTCCTGCTTACATTGCTATTGCAGTGCTGATCTATTTCATTCTCTTCTTCCGCGAGAAAAAACAGCTTGCTGAGAAGGCATAA
- a CDS encoding MarR family winged helix-turn-helix transcriptional regulator has product MNFYESLGFLVLGSRLRRLSETFLADVNRVYAEHQLKFDASWFPVFYILSKQKQVSIRYIADELAVSHSAISQLVSSLQDKGLVKTTASADDGRKKVVTFTAKGLKLQQQIEPVWSALSKAMEELAKEGNHSKHFLKAIGEFESGLSSASLFERVEKHLDQ; this is encoded by the coding sequence ATGAACTTTTACGAATCACTCGGATTTCTTGTGCTGGGCAGCCGCCTCCGCCGCCTCAGTGAAACATTTCTGGCAGACGTGAACAGGGTTTACGCTGAACATCAACTGAAGTTCGACGCCAGCTGGTTTCCCGTTTTCTATATTCTCAGTAAACAGAAACAGGTTTCCATCCGCTATATAGCCGATGAACTGGCCGTTTCCCATTCCGCCATCAGCCAGCTCGTGAGCAGCCTGCAGGATAAAGGTCTGGTGAAGACCACAGCCTCAGCAGATGATGGTAGAAAGAAGGTAGTCACCTTTACTGCAAAAGGATTAAAACTTCAGCAACAGATAGAGCCTGTTTGGAGCGCCCTGAGCAAAGCCATGGAAGAACTGGCGAAGGAAGGTAACCACAGCAAACATTTCCTCAAGGCCATTGGCGAATTCGAATCAGGACTGTCATCTGCTTCACTTTTCGAAAGAGTGGAAAAACATCTCGATCAATAA
- the hutH gene encoding histidine ammonia-lyase, with protein MNEFQYGIDQLTVSSALAIASGSLKGVLGKASREKVLSSQQHVQEIVNTNRTVYGVNTGFGILASASISDEDTRLLQHKILQSHSVGVGDPIPTEVARIMLITKMQALAQGFSGVQLETLERINWHIENDVIPVVPEKGSVGASGDLAPLSHLFLPLIGLGEVFYKGERLPSQKVLQQFNMHAIQLGPKEGLALINGTQFILSFAVKAVQRMHNCLEAADIIGAMSLEALTGTKAPFDERLHQLRPYAGSKLVAQRLRLLLHDSNIMQSHMDCGRVQDPYSLRCMPQVHGASRNAWLHLKELTEIELNSVTDNPIILAADDTISGGNFHGQPMALPLDYACFAAAEIGNIADRRCYLLLEGKWGLPMLLMKNVGLNSGFMIPQYTTAALVTENKTLCFPASADSIPTSLGQEDHVSMGSISGRKLNKVIDNLEYILAIELLSACQAIEFRRPLKSSAILEFAHDYVRKYVSFAEEDRIFANDINQIREIIHDFSFVGQVNSFASAGKSMLNEGYEQFELTSSSN; from the coding sequence ATGAACGAGTTTCAATACGGCATCGATCAACTCACCGTCAGCAGCGCCCTTGCCATTGCTTCCGGCAGTCTGAAAGGCGTGCTGGGAAAAGCTTCCCGAGAGAAGGTGCTAAGCAGCCAGCAGCATGTGCAGGAGATCGTGAACACCAACCGCACAGTTTATGGCGTGAACACAGGTTTCGGCATTCTCGCATCCGCCAGCATCTCCGATGAAGACACCAGGCTGCTGCAGCATAAGATCCTGCAAAGCCATAGTGTAGGCGTAGGCGATCCCATTCCAACTGAGGTAGCCAGGATCATGCTCATCACCAAGATGCAGGCATTGGCGCAGGGTTTTTCAGGTGTACAACTGGAAACACTGGAACGCATCAACTGGCATATCGAAAACGATGTGATCCCCGTAGTACCGGAAAAGGGTAGTGTGGGCGCATCGGGAGATCTTGCTCCTTTATCGCATTTGTTCCTGCCGCTGATTGGACTGGGGGAAGTGTTTTACAAAGGAGAACGCCTGCCTTCACAGAAAGTATTGCAGCAATTCAACATGCATGCCATTCAGCTGGGACCGAAAGAAGGACTGGCGCTGATCAACGGAACACAATTCATTTTGTCGTTTGCTGTGAAAGCCGTGCAACGTATGCACAATTGCCTGGAAGCTGCCGATATCATCGGAGCGATGAGCCTCGAAGCCCTCACCGGCACCAAAGCCCCGTTTGATGAACGACTGCACCAGCTGCGTCCATATGCAGGCAGCAAACTGGTAGCGCAAAGACTTCGTTTATTATTACATGATTCCAATATTATGCAAAGCCATATGGACTGTGGACGTGTGCAGGACCCATACAGCCTGCGTTGCATGCCACAGGTACATGGCGCCAGCCGCAATGCCTGGCTGCACCTGAAAGAACTCACCGAGATCGAGCTCAACTCAGTTACAGACAATCCTATCATTCTTGCTGCAGACGATACTATCAGTGGTGGTAACTTCCATGGACAACCGATGGCGCTTCCTCTCGACTATGCCTGCTTTGCAGCAGCGGAGATAGGTAATATTGCCGACCGCCGTTGTTATCTTTTGCTGGAAGGAAAATGGGGACTGCCCATGCTGCTGATGAAGAATGTAGGGCTCAACAGCGGCTTCATGATCCCGCAATATACCACTGCTGCACTGGTAACAGAGAACAAAACGCTTTGCTTTCCCGCCAGCGCCGATTCCATTCCCACTTCACTTGGTCAGGAAGACCATGTGAGCATGGGCAGCATCAGCGGCCGCAAGCTGAATAAAGTGATCGATAACCTGGAATACATTTTGGCCATCGAACTGCTCAGCGCCTGCCAGGCCATCGAGTTCCGCCGCCCGCTCAAAAGCAGCGCCATCCTGGAATTTGCGCATGACTATGTACGTAAGTATGTGTCCTTTGCAGAAGAAGACAGGATCTTCGCCAATGATATCAACCAGATCCGCGAGATCATCCATGATTTCTCTTTCGTGGGCCAGGTGAACAGTTTTGCCAGTGCCGGTAAATCCATGCTCAATGAAGGATACGAACAATTTGAACTGACATCATCATCCAACTAA